The sequence GTGCTTTCAAGAGAGGCGGAGTGGGCTGCAAGGTTTGGGCTTCCGGCTTCTTTTGTCAGGGAGACCGGACTTCCGTTTTCTGTGCATGGAGCGGTTCGTTTTACCGGACAGGCCCAGTTTCATCCTCTGGAATTTCTTAGAGATATATCTGCAGGGCTTACGATTTTTGAGCGGACAAAGGTTCTCAAGGTTCAAGGGCATGAAGTCGTGACGGATAAAGGGGTGGTAAAGGCAGAAAAAGTAGTATTTGCCTCTCATTATCCTTTTGTTAATATCCCTGGATTTTATTTTGCCAAAATGTATCAGGAGAAAAGCTACGTTCTGGAGCTTGAGCCTGTTGCATCTTTAAAAGGCATGTATATTGGAATTGACGAAAGGGCATATTCCTTTCGGAATGCCGGTGATAAGCTTTTATTGGGTTATGGAAGCCACAGGACCGGAAAGGCGCCAAAGGAAAATCCCTTTACCACGATGAAACGGGCAGGGGAACATCTGTTTCCAGAAGCAAAGGAAATCAGAAGATGGACGGCCCAGGATTGTATGACTTTAGACGGAATTCCCTATATCGGGCCGTTTTCTGCCCTAAGGCCGGATTGGTATGTTGCTACAGGCTTTGGAAAATGGGGCATGAGTTCCTCCATGGTGGCAGCAAAGATACTGAGTACACAGATAACAGGAAGGAAAACACCCTATGATGAAGTGTTTTCTCCCAGAAGGCATCATCTGAAGGCAGCCGCGGGCACACTGGTTTCCCATGGTATGCAATCAGTGAAGGGACTTTCAGCCGGAACCATGCCTGGAGCCGTAAACTGTCCCCACATGGGATGCCGTCTGGTATGGAACCGGTTTGACAAGCGCTGGGAATGTCCATGCCATGGATCTTCTTTTGAAATTAATGGAAAAATTTCAGCAGGCCCTGCACAACAGGGTATTCCTTTCATAGATTGATATTAGAAACTTTCAATAGCGAAAGGAGTCATACATCCTATGGATTTTTATACGAAGCAATGGTGTCCTGAATATATGACCGGCACCGGTTCAGCCGGCTGGGAATATGCCATGGGGCTTGACATGTCTGTAAGTCCTGGTACGGTAATTCGCCCTGACATGCCGCTTGGTTCGGGTCCGGCAAAGTCCGCAGAAAATGGGACTGATCCCATACTTATGAAACAGCAGGATATGGCCTCAGGTTCCGGCCCTTGGATGCCGCCAAAAAGACCAAGATGTTCGGAAACAAGAGGTAAATCTGAGGCAGCACCTATGCCGATGAATTGCCAGCCAATGCTGTTATGCCCAATGCCGGAAAGAAGCAGGGAGATGCCAGCCCATACGATGCCGGAGAAATGCATGCCGGAAAAATGCAGAGTGATGCCAACCTGCCCGATGCCGGAGAAATGCATGCCGGAAAAATGCAGAGAGATGCCAGCTTGCCCAATGCCAGAAAAATGTATGCCGGAAAAATGCAGAGTGATGCCAACCTGCCCAATGCCAGAAAAATGTATGCCGGAAAAATGCAGAGTGATGCCAACCTGCCCAATGCCAGAAAAATGTATGCCGGAAAAATGCAGAGTGATGCCAGCTTGCCCAATGCCAGAAAAATGTATGCCGGAAAAATGCAGAGTGATGCCAACCTGCCCAATGCCAGAAAAATGTATGCCGGAAAAATGCAGAGTGATGCCAGCTTGCCCGATGCCGGAGAAATGCATGCCGGAGAAATGCATGCCAGAGAAATGCATGCCGGAGAAATGCATGCCGGAGAAATGCATGCCGGAGAAATGCATGCCAGAGAAATGCATGCCAGAGAAATGCATGCCAGAGAGATGCATGCCAGAGAAATGCATGCCAGGGAAATGGAGGGAGATGCCAGCCCGCACAATGCCAGAGAGATGCATGCCAGAGAAGTGCAGAGTGATGCCAAGCTGCCCGATGCCGGAGAAATGCATGCCAGAGAAATGCTGGGAGATGCCAACCCGTACAATGCCAGCCCATACAATGCCAGCCCATACAATGCCAGCCCATACAATGCCAGCCCATACAATGCCAGAGAATTGTATACCAGTATGTGTCATGCCGGTACAATGCCCAGAAAAAGAGAAGGAAGCTATGGCGCCTATGAAATGTCCGAATATGGCAACAAGTCCCGCATTTGTGAAGTGCCCTGAAATGCCGACATGCACAGCACCGGCCATGCGTCCCAGCAAGCCCGCACCGGCTCCTTGCCCAGCCGAAAATATTGACCAGTTTCCAGTTGGAATGGCATATGTACCATGGCAGTGCTGGCAGGAATTGTATCCGTTAGATACTGCCATGAACATGGGAACCATCTTCCCGGATCTGTTTAAACCATTTATTATGGGGGGGTGCCAGTGATGATGGGTTATAATGTTGATTGCGATATGCTGTTAAAACAGGTATATGAATCCAGCTTTGCAATGGATGATGTGGTTTTGTATCTTGACACTCATCCAGATGATCAGGAAGCATTAAACTATTACTTTTATGTAGCAGATATGCGGCAGCAGGCAATGCAGGCTTATGAAGAGCAGTGCGGCCCTCTGATGGTTGATGGAGTCATGGATGAGAATTACTGGACCTGGATCAATGATCCATGGCCATGGGAAGGAGAGTGCGGCTAATGTGGAGGTATGAAAAGAGATTACAGTATCCGGTAAATATAACGACTCCCAACCCCAAGATTGCTTCCTTTATTATCAGCCAGTATGGCGGCCCAGATGGAGAAATGGGAGCTTCCATGCGTTATCTTTCCCAACGCTATTCCATGCCTTATAAGGAATGTAAAGGTGTTCTTACGGATATCGGAACGGAGGAGTTAGCACATCTTGAGATCGTAGCAACCATTGTTCACCAGCTGACAAGAAATTTAACACCGGAACAGGTTGTAGAATCAGGGTTTGGTCCTTACTACATTGACCATACAACAGGCATCTGGCCTCAGTCTGCCGGTGGAGTCCCGTTTACTGCCAACCAATTCCAGTCAAAGGGAGATCCAATTACCGATCTTGTGGAGGATATGGCAGCAGAGCAGAAAGCAAGGAGTACTTACGATAACATTCTTCGTGTTATTACTGATCCAGAAATCTGTGATCCGATTCGATTCTTGAGAGAACGGGAAATCGTTCATTTCCAGAGGTTTGGGGAAGCTTTAAGAATTACCCAGGATAATCTGGACAGCAGGAATTTCTATGCATTCAATCCAAGCTTTGATATTAGAGATCAGTGCTGATAAAAACAGGCCGCAGCGTAAGTCCTTAAGCTGCGGCCTGTTTTATTGTGTCAATTTACATGCTTTTACTCCAAAATTTTCCTTTATTCGATTGACGGAGGCTGTTTATACTAGTAGAATAAAAGACAAATATACAAGAGAATGGGGCATTATTTATGGATAACAGACATAGTATTTTGACAGACACACTTCCGGATCAGGCTGTTTTCGCTCTGGATATTGGAACCCGGAGCATCATCGGTATGGTGGGCATGCCTGACGGGGACAGAATTCATATCGTTGCCATAGAGAGAGCCGAGCACACAAAACGGGCGATGATTGACGGCCAGATCGAGGATATCGATCAGGTGGCAAAGATCGCAGGCCAGGTCAAGGACAGGCTGGAAAAAAAGCTTGGGTGCAGGCTTGACAAGGTCTCTGTAGCTGCCGCCGGAAGAGCGCTGAGGACAGAAAGCGTGACATATGAGATGGAGCTTTCCAGACCTCAGAAGATCGATATAGAATCCGTCAGCCGCTTAGAGGCAGGTGCAATCAGTGAAGCAGAAAAATTATTTATGAATAGAGAAGACAAGGATTCGGACCGGCAGTTTTACCTGGTTGGCTATACGGTAAGCCGCTATTACCTGGATAACTACATGATATCCAATCTGATCGATCATCATGGACGGGTTCTGAAAGCCGATATTATAGCAACCTTTCTTCCTACAGAGGTGGTGGAAAGCCTTTATGCGGCCATGAATAAAATCGGCCTGGAGGTAGCGAGCCTTACTTTGGAGCCCATTGCCGCCATCAATGCTGCAATACCTCAAAATATCCGCCTGCTGAACCTGGCAATGGTAGATATAGGAGCAGGAACTTCAGACATTGCAGTCTGCAGGGATGGCTGCGTGACCGGCTATACCATGGCCATACTTGCCGGAGACGAGATCACAGAAACCATTATGAAGGAGTATCTGGTTGATTTTGATACCGCGGAAAAGATCAAGTCAGAGATTGACGAAGGGGCTGAGCTTCATTTTACGGATATCCTGGGATTTGAACAAGTAATCACGCGGGAATCCATCTTTGAGTGCATCAAAGAAGCGTCTTCCAGGCTTTGCGAGGAAATATCAGCAAAAATCCTGGAGGTAAACGGAGGGATGCCGTCGGCCGTATTCCTGGCAGGGGGAGGAAGCAGGCTATCCGGTTTAAAAGAGGGGATTGTAGAGCATTTAAAGATTGACCCCAAACGGGTTGCCATTGCAGGAAACAATTTTAAAATCAATGCCTATTCCGATGAGTATGACCTTGAGAATCCGGAATTTGCAACTCCTCTCGGTATCGTTATTTCTGCAGGCTTCAGCATTGTCAATGACAGCTTCCGCGTCATATTAAATGACAGGCCGGCCAAGCTCTTTCGAAACGGCAGCTTTACTGTTATGGATGTGCTGATGATGAACGGATATAATTATCAGGATATGATCGGGCGTTCCGGTCAGAATCTGGTGGTGAGTGTCAATGGAAAAAGAACAGTCTTTTATGGAGAGAAAGCAGAGCCGTCTGTCTTAACGCTCAATGGAGAAAAAACTCAGCTTTCTGATCCGGTACATACAGAGGACTGGATCGTATTCATACCTGCCACCCGCGGAAAAAACGCTTCCGCTATGCTCTCCGACGTGGCAGAGCTTGGAAAAGGAAACAATGTTCTGGTAAACGGCGAGGAGGCGAAGGCAGATGCGCCCCTGGAATCCGGTGACAGCATTGTAATAGAAACAACGGCAGCTGAAATAAAGGAAGAGCCGGAGGAAGCCGATTCCAGCCTTCATAAGTCGTCCTCCGGTACAGATCAAGACCGTCAGACAGGTAATAAACAGGGAGAAAAGAGCCGTGAGAGTAAGGGGAAAATCACGTTTTTTCTGAATAACAACCCCCTGACTCTTCCCTTAAAGCCGGATCACCGGCCCTATTATCTGATGGACATGCTGGAATATTCCGGACTGGATTTTAAAAACGTAACCGGACAGGTGGTATTAGAGGTAAATGGGGAAAGTGGATATTTTCAGCAGGAATTACATAGCAGGGACCAAATCATGATCTATCAGGTCAAATAGGATTTAAAGGAGAAGGATTAACATGTTAATGGTTATGAAAAGGGATGGCGCGGAAGCGGACTTTGATTTATCAAAGGTCAAGGAAGCCATGAAAAAGGCATTTACTGCAACCGAAAAGTATTATACGGATAGCATTGTGGAATTGCTGGCCTTAAGGGTTGCCTCTGATTTTAAGGATAAGATGAAGGAGGGGCTGATTGCTGTGGAGGATATCCAGGATAGCGTGGAAAAGGTGCTGGAAGAGACTGGATATACAGATGTGGCAAAGGCCTATATCCTGTACCGGAAGCAGAGAGAAAAGATCAGGAGCCTGGGAGCAACCACTCTTGATTATAAGGATGTGGTGGATAACTACGTAAAGGTAGAGGATTGGCATGTAAAGGAGAATTCCACGGTCACCTATTCTGTGGGAGGCTTGATCCTTAACAATTCCGGAGCGGTGACGGCAAACTACTGGCTTTCTGAAATTTACGATAAAGAGATCGCGGATGCTTACCACAGAGGTGATATCCATATCCATGACCTTTCCATGTTAACAGGATACAGCTGCGGCTGGTCTTTAAAAAAGCTTCTGCTGGACGGGCTTGGAGGGATTACCGGAAAGATTACAGCCTCTCCGGCAAAACATTTGGCTACTCTTTGCAATCAGATGGTTAATTTTCTCGGAATTATGCAAAATGAATGGGCTGCTTCCCAGTCCTTTTCATCCTTTGATACATACCTGGCGCCTTTTGTCAGGGCTGATGGTCTTTCTTATGACAAGGTTAAAAAATGCATGGAGGCTTTTGTGTTTGGAGTCAATACGCCAAGCCGCTGGGGAACCCAGGCACCGTTTTCCCATATTTCCCTGGATTTAACGGTTCCTGAGGATATGAGAGAGGAAAAGGCCATTGTCGGGGGGCGGCGAATGGACTTTACCTATGGGGACTGCCAGACCGAAATAGATATGGTAAACCGGGCGTTTTTAGAAACCATGCTGGCCGGAGATGCAGGCGGTATGGGATTTCAGTATCCGATTCCGGTTTATGGACTGTCTGAGGATTTTGACTGGTCCGACACTGAGAATAGCCGACTTTTGTTTACTTTAGCATCTCATTATGGAACGCCTTACTTTTCCAACTATATCAGGGGCGGCCAGGTACCGGGGGATGTGAGGATCTCCTATCATGGCGTGACTCCGGATTTTACGAAGCTGCGCAATAAGGCAGGGGGGTTCTTCGGATATGGAGAGAATACCGGATCCATTGGTGTGGTCACCATAAATCTTTCCCGAATCGGATATTTAGCCACCGATGAAGCAGATTTTTACAAACGTCTGGATCAGGTGGCGGATATTGCGGCCAGATCCTTGAAGATTAAACGGGATGTCATCGGCAGACTTTTAAAGAATGGGCTTTATCCATACACGGCTTGTTATCTGGAAAACTTAGAAAACCATTTTTCTTCCATGGGCGTGATTGGAATGAACGAGGCAGGGCTTAACGCTTCCTGGCTTAAATCCGGATTGCAATCTCAAAGGACAAGAGATTTCGCGGCGGATGTGCTGATGCATTTAAAAAAGAAGCTGATCGGTTATCAGCTGGAGTATGGAGATTTGTACTGCCTGGAAGCGACTCCGGCGGAATCGGCAGCCTACCGTCTGGCAATGATCGACAGGAAGGAATTTCCGGAGATTAAGACAGGCGGAATGGCAGGAGATGTTCCTTATTATACCAACAGCACCAAGCTTCCCTCTGATTTTGGAGGTACACTTAAAGAAGTTCTTGAAAACCAGAATACTGTCCAGCCTCTTTATACGGCCGGCAACGTATTTTCCGTCTACATGGAACAGGAAGCAGAAGATTGGAAAAAGATTCGGGACTCTTTGAGGAAGATGGCGGAGAATTACGATATTCCATATATGACCTTTACACCGGTGTATTCCATCTGCCAGACCTGCGGATATCTTTCCGGAAGAGAGGAAACCTGTCCGAAATGCGGGAAACAGACAGACGTATACAGCAGGATCGCCGGATATTACCGTCCCGTACATGACTGGAATGAAGGAAAACTCCAGGAGTTTAAAAATCGGAAAATGATGAAGTTGGAAGACTGAAATCAGAAGCCGAACCTACATAATGAGCAGGATTTCATGATCAAAATCCCGGTTTTTTTTAGGAAAGCCGGGATTTTCTTCGTTGTCAAAGGGGATGATAGGCCGGTGCCTGGAAAAGAAAGTGGTGCTTGGAAAATTATAGATAAATAAAAGTGTCATTGTTTGTTAAATATGTACATTGAAAAAAGAGTAGGGATATGCTAGCATATATACAAGGTGTTAGGTTTGTATACAAATTTTATAGTTTGGATACATATCGAAACACAGATAAGATGAAATAACTGACCCCAAATAATAAGTAAAGGAGAGATTGAATCATGAATTTAGCAAACCAGTTTTCCCTTGATGGAAAAGTTGCATTAGTTACAGGTGCTTCCTATGGCATTGGATTTGCCATTGCAAAAGGTCTTGCAGCAGCAGGCGCAACTATTGTTTTTAATGATATCAAGCAGGAATTAGTTGATAAGGGAATTGCCGCATACAAGGAAGAGGGAATTAAGGCTCATGGTTATGTATGTGACGTTACCGATGAAAATGGCGTAAATGCTATGGTAGCTCAGATCGAGAAGGAGGTCGGCGTGATCGACATCCTGGTAAACAATGCAGGCATTATCAAGCGTATCCCTATGTGCGATATGACCGCCGAACAGTTCAGACAGGTAATTGACGTTGATTTGAACGCTCCATTTATCGTTGCCAAGGCTGTTATTCCGTCCATGATTAAAAAAGGCCACGGAAAGATCATCAACATCTGCTCTATGATGTCCGAGCTTGGCCGTGAGACCGTATCCGCATATGCAGCTGCAAAGGGCGGACTTAAGATGCTGACAAAGAACATTGCATCTGAGTACGGTGAATTCAACATTCAGTGTAACGGCATTGGACCTGGTTACATCGCAACTCCTCAGACAGCACCGCTGCGCGAGACTCAGGCTGATGGTTCCAGACATCCATTTGACCAGTTCATTATTTCTAAGACTCCGGCAGGACGCTGGGGAGAAGCAGAGGATCTTTCAGGTCCTGCAGTATTCCTTTCCTCTGACGCTTCCAACTTTGTCAACGGACATATCCTGTACGTGGACGGCGGTATCTTAGCTTACATTGGCAAACAGCCACAGTAATAGTCAGTTTTCAGTAATCAGATCCGGCCCTTTTTCCCCGGCCGGCTCTGGAGTTAAAAATATGACCATGATGTCTGCTTTCAGGGCGGAGGTCATGGCATATTTTTTAACAGGCCTAATATAGAGGACGGAGAGGGTTCAATGGAAGGAAAGACCAAAACCTATAAAAACCGCGGTGAGTTGGTGTTTGAAACGTTAAAGCAGGAGATTCTGGACCTGGAATTAAAGCCCGGACAGATCATAAGCGAAAATGAAATCTGTGAACGGTTTGGCGTATCCCGGACGCCTGTCAGGGAAGCAGTAAGAAGGCTTCAGGAACAGGGCTTTGTCAATTCGGTTCCATATTCCGGCACACAGGTAACGCTTTTGAATCTGGATACGATTAAGCAGATGATATACATGCGTGTTGCGGTGGAAACCATGGTCATGCGGGATTTTGTGAATATGGCGACGCCTCTCTGGATGGAAGAAGTCAGGTATCTGATCCGCAAGCAGCAGGCTCTGATTCAGGAAAAGGGATTTGAACCGGAGCAGTTTTACCGTATGGATGCGCAGATGCATGCCATTTGGTATCAGGCTACCGGCAAACAAAAACTTTGGGATATGATACAGGCCCAACAGTTACATTATACAAGGTTCCGTATGCTTGACTTTGTAACTGAGACGGATTTTACCAGAATCATCAGGGAGCACACAGAGCTTTTTGAACTGCTGGAGAAAAAAGACATCGATGGCCTGGAGCGGTCCCTCAGAGAACATCTGTATTACAGTATGAAGAGAATGAAGTATCAGATAGAAGTAGAATATAAAGACTATTTTGAGCAGGAAGAGCAGGAGGACTGATCATGGCGAATGTATCAATAGCTATAAGAAACCAGAATGGTGAAGTAAAGGCAACCGTATTGGGAGAGGATCAGGCAATCCTCGTGTTTGAAGGAGAATACGTAGAAGGAGATGCCATCGTATTCAAAACAGATAAAACAGGCGCACATTATGTAGTACGCATTGATGACTGCATGGATGAATCCTTTGTTTATCTGACAAAGGAGGAAGTAGTTTATACCATACCTTTTGGTGAGAAAAAGATTTCCTATAACCCGGAAGCCTTTACAGGGGAGCGTCATTATCTGACCATTCGGGAAGCCTTTGACTATGAGGCAGACATTTACAGGAACCTGGCAAAGAATGTCATGGACCAGCACGGAGATACAGGCTGTTTCCCTCATGCTTTTGCCAATGTGGAAACCAGAGGAGAAGCGGTGTTTGCGGCACGCAATGCCATTGACGGCGTTCTCGCCAACGAATCCCATGGTGCATGGCCTTATGAATCATGGGGAATCAACCGTCAGGATGATGCGGAAATGACCCTGGACTTTGGCCGCCCTGTAGATTTTGATAAGATTGCTTTGTATACACGCGCAGATTTCCCGCATGATAACTGGTGGGTAAAAGCGAAGCTAACGTTTTCCGATGGAACGGAAGAGGTAGTGGAAATGGAAAAGAGCGTGAAGCCTCATCTGTTTTCTTTGGAAAGAAAGAATATCACATGGGTGAAGTTAAGCGAACTGATAAAAGCAGATGATCCTTCCCCATTTCCAGCCCTTACTCAGATTGAGGTTTACGGAAAAGATTCTAAATAAGAATGTAAGAATGGAAGGAAAAGTGTCAGAATGAATCCGGATGACGGTCATTCCGGCACTTTTTTTCATAAGCTGAACATTCCCTTATAGCTTTGCAGATTCTTTGTTTCTAATTTTGGCATTCTTGAGAAAAAATAGAAATACCTCTTTTCCTTTTCCATTTATTCAGGTAAAATATAGGCAGTGTTCATTAATCACTCATAAGGAGGAAAACAGATGGAACTTTTGTTTCTGGAGCCTGTGTTTATGGAGGCCATCTGGGGAGGTACCAGACTTCGGGATGTATTTGGCTATGAGATACCAAGCGATACTACCGGAGAATGCTGGGCGATCAGCGCCCATGAGAACGGGGAATGTAAAATTGCAGGAGGCATCTATGACGGCAGGCGGCTTAGCGACCTGTGGAAGGAGAAACCGGAGATATTCGGGAATTATCCCGGAGACAAGTTTCCCCTTTTGGTTAAGATTATTGATGCGAAAAAAGATTTAAGTATCCAGGTTCATCCCGATGATTTATATGCCAAAATCCATGAAAACGGCTCCCTTGGAAAAACAGAGTGCTGGTATATTCTGGATTGTGAGCCGGGAACTGAGATTGCGATCGGCCATCATGCCAGGGACCGGGAAGAGATGGAAGCCATGATACGGGATCACCGGTGGAAGGAATTTATCCGGACTGTTCCAATCAAAAAAGGAGACTTTTTCCAGATCGAGCCTGGCTGTCTGCATGCCATCAAGGGTGGGACTCTGGTATTGGAGACTCAGCAGAGCAGTGATATCACGTACCGTGTATATGATTATGACCGTTTATCCAATGGAAAACCAAGGCAGCTTCATGTGGAACAGAGCATTGCTAATATAAGAGCGCCTTTTGAGGAAGAACAGGCTGTTCCGAAAACAGAGAAAGTACCAGGCGCAGTGCACACGCATTTAGTGACCTGCAAGTTTTACTCCGTAGATAAATATGATATTGACGGTGTCTTTACAAAAGAGTTCGGAAATTATTTTACCAATGTAAGCGTGATAAGCGGAAAAGGGTCGGTAAACGGGATTCCTTTGGAGGCAGGACAGCATTTCATCGTACCGGAAAAAAGCGGAGAGTGCAGATTTGAGGGAAAGATGTCTATCATCTGTTCCAATCCAGAGTAAAAGGAGGCAAATGAATATGAGACTTGGAGCATTAGAGGCAGGCGGAACAAAGATGGTTTGTGCCATAGGTAACGAAAACGGTGAGATTATTGAGCGTGTTTCCATACCTACTGAGACACCGGAGATCACCATGCCGAAGCTTATTGAGTATTTTAAAGATAAGGAAATAGAAGCCCTGGGAATCGGCTGTTTCGGCCCAATTGACTTAAACCGGAATTCGGAGACCTATGGCTATATCACTACCACCCCAAAGCTTGCCTGGGCCAACTATAACATTGTAGGAGTCTTAAAAGAAGCCCTAAATGTCCCGGTTGGATTTGACACAGATGTGAATGGCTCTGCTTTGGGGGAAGCTACCTGGGGGATTACAAAGGGCCTGGAAAACAGTATGTATATCACCATCGGAACCGGTGTCGGGGCAGGAATCATCACCAATGGAATGCTGCTTCACGGCATGCTGCATCCGGAAGGAGGGCATTTGCTGCTGGCAAAGCATCCGGATGATGATTATGAGGGAAAATGTCCTTATCACAAGACATGTATGGAAGGCCTGGCCTCAGGACCTGCCATAGAAGCCCGATGGGGAAAGAAGGGCGCAGAGCTGG is a genomic window of Lacrimispora sphenoides containing:
- a CDS encoding ROK family protein, producing MRLGALEAGGTKMVCAIGNENGEIIERVSIPTETPEITMPKLIEYFKDKEIEALGIGCFGPIDLNRNSETYGYITTTPKLAWANYNIVGVLKEALNVPVGFDTDVNGSALGEATWGITKGLENSMYITIGTGVGAGIITNGMLLHGMLHPEGGHLLLAKHPDDDYEGKCPYHKTCMEGLASGPAIEARWGKKGAELADRKEVWELEAYYIAQALVDYIMILSPQRIILGGGVMHQEHIMPLVREEVKRQLAGYIKTKELEDIEHYIVFPSLNDNQGIMGALKLAINEYQLENRG